One Streptomyces sp. R28 DNA window includes the following coding sequences:
- a CDS encoding NHLP family bacteriocin export ABC transporter peptidase/permease/ATPase subunit: protein MSAAQETRSRRRAAPPKRPVPKGRSKTVRTPTVLQMEAVECGAASLAMVLGHYGRHVPLEELRIACGVSRDGSRASNLLKAARSYGLTAKGMQMDTAALAEVKTPAVLFWEFNHYVVYDGMGRRFGRRGVYINDPAKGRRFVPMEDFDGSFTGVVLVMEPGEGFSKGGRKPGVLGAMPARLRGTAGTMPAAVLASLLLVVVGAAVPALSRTYIDMFLIGGQTSLLGVLFASMGTCVLLTLVLTWLQQANLLRGRIISSTLSSARFLRHLLRLPVTFFSQRSPADLVQRLQSNDAVAETLARDLAAAGVDAVVVILYALLLYTYDPQLTFVGIGVALLNVVAMRVVIRLRATRTAKLRADNARLTNTAYTGLQLIETMKATGGEDGYFRKWAGQHATTLEEQQRLGVPSAWLGVVAPTLASLNSALILWIGGMRAVEGGISVGLLVAFQALVTRFTAPITRLNGVAGRIQDFAADVARLKDVENFEADPLYGRPGAGESTRRLNGHVELQNITFGYSPLDKPLLTGFDLTVGPGRQVALVGGSGSGKSTVSRLISGLYAPWEGVIRIDDQRIEDIPRGALAASVSFVDQEVFLFEGTIRDNVALWDPSVPDDAVVDALRDAALYDVVMRRPGGIHSKVEQDGRNFSGGQRQRLEIARALVRRPSILVLDEVTSALDAETEQVVMDNLRKRGCACVVIAHRLSTVRDSDEIVVLQHGTIVERGRHEELVARGGAYAALVKER from the coding sequence GTGAGCGCCGCACAGGAGACGCGCAGCAGGCGCCGGGCCGCCCCGCCGAAGCGCCCCGTCCCCAAGGGCAGGTCGAAGACCGTCCGCACGCCCACCGTGCTCCAGATGGAGGCCGTGGAGTGCGGCGCCGCCTCCCTCGCGATGGTGCTGGGCCACTACGGCCGCCACGTCCCGCTGGAGGAACTGCGCATAGCGTGCGGCGTCTCGCGCGACGGCTCGCGTGCCAGCAACCTGCTCAAGGCCGCCCGCAGCTACGGGCTGACGGCCAAGGGCATGCAGATGGACACGGCCGCCCTCGCCGAGGTGAAGACGCCGGCCGTCCTGTTCTGGGAGTTCAACCACTACGTCGTCTACGACGGCATGGGCCGCCGCTTCGGTCGCCGGGGCGTCTACATCAACGACCCCGCCAAGGGCCGCCGTTTCGTGCCCATGGAGGACTTCGACGGCAGCTTCACCGGCGTCGTCCTGGTGATGGAGCCCGGCGAGGGCTTCAGCAAGGGCGGGCGCAAGCCGGGCGTGCTCGGCGCGATGCCGGCCCGGCTGCGCGGCACCGCGGGCACGATGCCCGCCGCCGTCCTGGCGAGCCTGCTCCTGGTGGTGGTCGGCGCGGCGGTGCCCGCGCTGAGCCGCACCTACATCGACATGTTCCTCATCGGGGGCCAGACCTCCCTGCTGGGCGTGCTGTTCGCGTCCATGGGGACCTGTGTGCTGCTCACCCTCGTGCTGACCTGGCTGCAACAGGCGAACCTGCTGCGCGGCCGCATCATCTCCTCCACCCTCTCCAGCGCCCGCTTCCTGCGCCATCTGCTGCGCCTGCCGGTGACGTTCTTCTCCCAGCGCAGCCCGGCCGACCTGGTGCAGCGCCTCCAGTCGAACGACGCGGTGGCCGAGACGCTGGCCCGCGACCTCGCGGCGGCAGGCGTGGACGCGGTGGTCGTCATCCTGTACGCGCTCCTCCTCTACACGTACGACCCCCAGCTCACCTTCGTCGGCATCGGCGTCGCGCTGCTGAACGTCGTCGCCATGCGGGTCGTGATCCGCCTGCGCGCCACCCGCACCGCGAAACTGCGCGCGGACAACGCCCGGCTCACCAACACCGCCTACACCGGCCTTCAGCTGATCGAGACGATGAAGGCGACCGGTGGCGAGGACGGCTACTTCCGCAAGTGGGCCGGACAGCACGCCACGACGCTGGAGGAGCAGCAGCGCCTCGGCGTGCCGAGCGCCTGGCTGGGCGTGGTCGCACCGACGCTCGCCTCGCTCAACAGCGCGCTCATCCTCTGGATCGGCGGTATGCGGGCGGTCGAGGGCGGCATATCCGTCGGCCTGCTGGTCGCCTTCCAGGCCCTGGTCACCCGCTTCACCGCCCCGATCACCCGCCTGAACGGCGTCGCGGGCCGCATCCAGGACTTCGCCGCCGACGTGGCCCGCCTGAAGGACGTGGAGAACTTCGAGGCGGACCCGCTCTACGGCCGTCCCGGCGCCGGCGAGTCGACGCGCCGGCTGAACGGCCACGTGGAGCTGCAGAACATCACCTTCGGCTACAGCCCGCTCGACAAGCCCCTGCTCACCGGCTTCGACCTGACGGTCGGCCCGGGCCGGCAGGTGGCCCTGGTCGGCGGCTCCGGCAGCGGCAAGTCGACGGTCTCCCGGCTGATCTCCGGCCTGTACGCCCCCTGGGAGGGCGTCATCCGCATCGACGACCAGCGCATCGAGGACATCCCGCGCGGCGCGCTCGCCGCCTCCGTCTCCTTCGTCGACCAGGAGGTGTTCCTCTTCGAGGGCACGATCCGCGACAACGTGGCGCTGTGGGACCCGTCCGTCCCCGACGACGCGGTGGTGGACGCGCTGCGCGACGCGGCGCTGTACGACGTGGTGATGCGCCGCCCCGGCGGCATCCACAGCAAGGTCGAGCAGGACGGCCGCAACTTCTCCGGCGGGCAGCGCCAGCGCCTGGAGATCGCGCGGGCGCTGGTGCGCCGCCCCAGCATCCTGGTCCTCGACGAGGTGACGAGCGCGCTGGACGCGGAGACCGAGCAGGTCGTGATGGACAACCTGCGCAAGCGCGGCTGCGCCTGCGTGGTGATCGCACACCGGCTCAGCACCGTGCGCGACAGCGACGAGATCGTCGTGCTCCAGCACGGCACGATCGTCGAACGCGGGCGGCACGAGGAGCTGGTGGCGCGCGGCGGCGCGTACGCGGCACTGGTCAAGGAGCGGTGA